The Euphorbia lathyris chromosome 3, ddEupLath1.1, whole genome shotgun sequence genome contains a region encoding:
- the LOC136221655 gene encoding large ribosomal subunit protein eL38z/eL38y-like — translation MPKQIHEIKDFLITARRKDARSVKIKRSKDVVKFKVRCSKYLYTLCVFDSEKADKLKQSLPPGLTVQDL, via the exons ATG CCAAAGCAAATTCACGAGATCAAAGATTTCCTTATAACTGCAAGAAGGAAAGATGCACGCTCAGTGAAGATCAAGAGGAGCAAAGATGTTGTCAAATTCAAAGTCCGTTGCTCCAAGTACCTATACACCCTTTGCGTGTTCGACTCTGAGAAGGCAGACAAATTGAAACAATCTCTCCCTCCAGGTTTGACTGTTCAAGATCTGTGA